In a single window of the Mesorhizobium shangrilense genome:
- a CDS encoding 3-carboxy-cis,cis-muconate cycloisomerase produces the protein MTFSAFDHLLLGGLLGDEEIAGYFAAEAEISSMLAFEVALAEAEAACGIIPKSAAEAISAAAAAFSPDMDAMRRATSVDGVTVPEFVRQLRRAVGGEAAQHVHFGATSQDVIDTGLMLRLVPVLNILRNRLSILLAVLQQVETRFGANVLTGHTRMQPAIPISAADRIRAWREPLVDEAERLAAWIADRAAIQFGGAAGTLEKLGDKAAAVRAGLAERLGLADAPQWHSQRARLVDLANVLSMITGGLGKFGQDVALLAQGGSEIALAGGGGSSAMPHKQNPVAAETLAALARFNATQSSAMHHALVHEQERSGAAWMLEWMVLPQMVCATAAALRHGVELAGSIRRLGKSDDA, from the coding sequence GTGACGTTCTCCGCCTTCGACCACCTGCTGCTCGGCGGCCTCCTTGGTGACGAGGAGATCGCGGGATATTTTGCGGCCGAGGCCGAGATCAGCTCCATGCTTGCCTTCGAGGTGGCGCTCGCCGAGGCGGAGGCGGCATGCGGCATCATCCCCAAGTCGGCAGCCGAGGCGATCAGCGCTGCGGCCGCCGCCTTCTCCCCCGACATGGACGCAATGCGGCGCGCCACGTCCGTCGACGGCGTGACCGTGCCGGAGTTCGTCCGGCAGCTGCGCCGGGCGGTCGGCGGCGAGGCCGCGCAGCATGTCCATTTCGGCGCCACCAGCCAGGACGTCATCGACACCGGCCTGATGCTGCGGCTCGTTCCCGTCCTCAACATTCTCCGGAACCGGCTGTCGATCCTTCTCGCCGTGCTGCAGCAGGTCGAGACGCGCTTCGGCGCCAATGTGCTGACCGGACACACCCGCATGCAGCCTGCCATCCCGATCTCGGCGGCCGATCGCATACGCGCGTGGCGCGAGCCGCTCGTCGACGAGGCGGAACGGCTCGCGGCGTGGATCGCCGACCGCGCCGCCATCCAGTTCGGCGGTGCTGCCGGAACACTCGAAAAACTCGGCGACAAGGCGGCGGCCGTCCGCGCCGGGCTGGCGGAAAGGCTCGGGCTTGCCGACGCGCCGCAATGGCATAGCCAGCGTGCGCGCCTGGTGGATCTTGCGAACGTGCTGTCGATGATCACGGGCGGCCTCGGCAAGTTCGGGCAGGATGTCGCCCTGTTGGCGCAGGGCGGCAGCGAGATCGCGCTTGCCGGCGGCGGCGGCTCGTCGGCCATGCCGCACAAGCAGAACCCGGTTGCCGCCGAGACGCTGGCCGCGCTGGCGCGCTTCAATGCGACCCAGTCGTCGGCCATGCACCATGCGCTCGTTCACGAGCAGGAGCGCTCGGGCGCGGCATGGATGCTGGAATGGATGGTGCTGCCGCAGATGGTCTGCGCGACGGCGGCGGCGCTGCGCCACGGCGTCGAGCTCGCGGGCAGCATCCGACGCCTTGGAAAGAGCGATGATGCATAA
- a CDS encoding ABC transporter substrate-binding protein, with translation MKRLLLAACAALALSAAAQADTVKVGVIGPFSGPFALQGKNFKAGIDAYMAMHGATVGDDTVEIIYRDIPAADPAQSKALAQELVVKEGVQYLAGFYFTPDAMAAAPLLEQANVPMVVMNAATSAIVTKSPFVVRTSFTIWQNASPMAQVAFEGGAKKIITVVSDYAPGHDAEAAFKAGFEKAGGAIVESIRMPMSTNDFAPIMQRIKDSGAEGVFAFLPSGPPTLGFVKAYNENGLKDAGIKFFATGDLTQESDLPALGDSAVGLQTTFHYAVSHDSPENKAFVEAAQKAIGNPAELSFPSVGAFDGMHVIYKMIEATGGAQDAQKAVDAVKGLAWTSPRGPVSIDPETRHIVENVYLREVAKAEDGTYYNKEIRTFEKQGDPGLAAAK, from the coding sequence ATGAAACGTCTGCTGCTGGCCGCATGCGCGGCCCTGGCGCTCAGCGCCGCTGCCCAGGCCGACACGGTGAAGGTCGGGGTGATCGGACCGTTTTCGGGACCGTTCGCCCTGCAGGGCAAGAACTTCAAGGCGGGCATCGACGCCTACATGGCGATGCACGGCGCAACGGTGGGCGACGACACCGTCGAGATCATCTACCGCGACATCCCTGCGGCCGACCCGGCGCAGTCGAAGGCGCTCGCGCAGGAGCTGGTCGTCAAGGAAGGCGTGCAGTATCTCGCCGGCTTCTATTTCACCCCTGACGCGATGGCGGCCGCGCCGCTGCTCGAGCAGGCCAACGTGCCCATGGTGGTGATGAACGCGGCGACGTCCGCCATCGTGACCAAGAGCCCGTTCGTCGTGCGCACCTCCTTCACCATCTGGCAGAACGCCTCGCCGATGGCCCAGGTGGCTTTCGAGGGCGGAGCCAAGAAGATCATCACCGTTGTCAGCGACTACGCGCCCGGCCACGACGCCGAGGCCGCGTTCAAAGCGGGCTTCGAGAAGGCCGGCGGCGCGATCGTCGAATCGATCCGCATGCCGATGTCGACCAACGACTTCGCCCCGATCATGCAGCGCATCAAGGATTCCGGCGCGGAGGGCGTGTTCGCGTTCCTGCCTTCGGGCCCGCCGACGCTCGGCTTCGTCAAGGCCTACAACGAGAACGGGCTGAAGGACGCCGGGATCAAGTTCTTCGCGACGGGTGACCTGACGCAGGAATCCGACCTGCCGGCGTTGGGCGACAGCGCGGTCGGCCTACAGACGACCTTCCACTATGCCGTGTCGCACGACTCGCCCGAGAATAAGGCCTTCGTCGAGGCGGCCCAGAAGGCGATCGGCAACCCCGCCGAACTGTCGTTCCCGTCGGTCGGCGCGTTCGACGGCATGCACGTGATCTACAAGATGATCGAGGCGACCGGCGGCGCGCAGGACGCGCAGAAGGCGGTCGATGCCGTCAAGGGCCTCGCCTGGACGAGCCCACGCGGCCCCGTGTCGATCGATCCGGAGACCCGGCACATCGTCGAGAACGTCTACCTGCGGGAGGTCGCCAAGGCCGAGGACGGCACCTACTACAACAAGGAGATCCGGACCTTCGAGAAGCAGGGAGATCCTGGACTGGCGGCTGCCAAGTAG
- a CDS encoding branched-chain amino acid ABC transporter permease has protein sequence MQTILSVAVDALAYGMVLFVISIGLSVTMGLMRVVNLAHGAFAMIGGYIASYAAQSLGLGYAVAVLLAVFGTIAIAIPIERFLYRRIYGAPELTQVLMTIGITFCVIGIANYVFGPTLKTIPLPQELRGSVDLGFRSIGAHRVFAILCGLGVAAVLWYAIERTAFGVKLRASVDNAAMAAALGVRTEIVYAVSFAAAVGLAAFGGVIGAELLPVEPYYALRYMVTFLVVVSVGGAGSIPGALVACLLLGGIDTAGRYLMPEFGEFFFYLAVIAIVWVFPRGLAGRAG, from the coding sequence ATGCAAACCATCTTGAGCGTCGCGGTCGATGCGCTTGCCTACGGGATGGTGCTGTTCGTTATCTCCATCGGCCTGTCGGTCACGATGGGCCTGATGCGCGTCGTCAATCTGGCCCATGGCGCGTTCGCCATGATCGGCGGCTACATCGCATCCTATGCGGCCCAGTCGCTGGGCCTCGGCTATGCCGTCGCGGTCCTGCTCGCCGTCTTCGGCACCATTGCCATCGCGATACCTATCGAGCGCTTCCTCTACCGCCGCATCTACGGCGCGCCTGAATTGACGCAGGTGCTGATGACCATCGGCATCACCTTCTGCGTTATCGGCATCGCCAACTATGTCTTCGGCCCGACGCTGAAAACCATTCCGCTGCCGCAGGAGCTGCGGGGCTCCGTCGACCTCGGCTTCCGATCGATCGGCGCGCACCGGGTCTTCGCCATCCTGTGCGGACTCGGCGTTGCGGCGGTGCTTTGGTACGCGATCGAGCGGACGGCCTTCGGCGTGAAGCTCAGGGCTTCGGTCGACAACGCCGCCATGGCGGCGGCGCTCGGCGTGCGCACCGAGATCGTCTATGCAGTAAGCTTCGCCGCAGCCGTCGGCCTCGCCGCGTTCGGCGGCGTCATCGGGGCCGAGCTGCTGCCGGTCGAGCCGTATTATGCGCTCCGCTACATGGTGACGTTCCTGGTCGTCGTCTCGGTCGGCGGGGCCGGCTCCATTCCCGGCGCGCTCGTCGCATGCCTGCTGCTCGGCGGCATCGATACGGCCGGACGCTACCTGATGCCCGAGTTCGGCGAGTTCTTCTTCTATCTCGCCGTGATCGCAATCGTCTGGGTGTTCCCGCGCGGCCTCGCCGGGAGGGCCGGCTGA